In Nocardioides sp. JS614, the sequence CGTTCGCCTGCTGGTTCTGGATCCGGGTCTACTACCTGCCGGTGCCGGCCCTGATGATCGAGCGGACCCGGGTGCTGGCCGCGATCGGGCGGGGCTTCCGGCTGACCCGGCGGCAGTTCTGGCGGACCTTCGGGATCGCGCTGCTGACCGTGATCGTCACGGGGATCGCCGGGAGCATGCTGTCGGCGCCGTTCACGATCGCCGCTCAGCTGCTGCCGCTGGCGATGGCCGAGTCCCGCTACGCCGTACTCGTCCTGGTCGTGCTGAGCGCGATCGCCACCGTCGTCCAGACCGCGTTCGTCACCCCCTTCACCTCCGCGGTCACGAGCGTGCAGTACCTCGACCAGCGGATCCGCAAGGAGGCCTACGACGTCGAGCTGATGACCCAGGCCGGGATCACCGCGTCGTGACCGGTCCGCTGCTCGCGATCCTGGCCGAGCCCCCGCTCGATCCGTCGCCGGACGAGGCCGGCTCGCTGCTGCGCCGGGAGCTGGTGCGCCCGGAGTACCACGACCGCGACGTGCTCCAGCAGGTGCTGGACTGGGTCGACCGGCTGGTGAGCAGCGCCGTCGACGCCGCCTCGCGGACCCCACCACTGTCGACGTTCGCGGCCATGGTCGCGTTCCTGCTGCTCGCGCTCGGACTGGGTTGGCTGGTCTCCCGGGCGCGGCGTACCGCCCGGTCCACCCGGGAGCGCGCGGTGCTGCCGGCGGGAGCCGTCCTGAGGGCGGACGACCTGCGGGCCCGGGCCGAGCGGGCGCTCGCGGAGGGCCGCGCCGAGGACGCGGTGGTCGACGCATTCCGCGCGCTCGCCGTCCGGCAGGTCGAGCGCGGCGTGCTGGAGGACCGCCCTGGTGCCACCGCTCACGAGGTCGCCACCGCCCTCGGCGCTGCTCACCCCGACCAGCGACCGCGGGTCGACGGCACCGCGGCGCTCTTCGACGCGGTGCGGTACGGCGACCGACCGGCCTCGCCCGCCCAGGCACGGGGCGTGCTGGAGCTCGATGACGTGCTGGGCGGTCGGGGATGAGTGGCCACGGGCTGCTCCGGCAGCGCTCCACGCTGGTCGTCCTCGCCGGCCTGACGCTCGCGGTCGTCGTCGTGCTCCTGCTCGGCGACGCCGGCGCCCGTCGTGGCGTGGCGCTCGACCCGGACAACCCCGACCCGGACGGCGCGCGAGCCCTCGCGCGGGTGCTTTCCGACCAGGGGGTGGACGTGACGATCGCGCGCGGCGCTGAGGCCCTCGACGCGACCGAGGTCGAGGACGCGACCGTGCTGGTGACCTCGACCGGGCTGCTCGGGGAGAGCACGATCGCGCGACTCGTCGAGCACACCGCGGGGGCCCGGCTGGTGCTGGCCGAGCCCGGCCCGGGCACCACCGCGGCGCTCGGCGTCGACAGCCTGCCCTACCAGGTGACGCTCGACGAGCCGCGCCCCGCCGACTGCGCGGACCCGACGTATGCCGGGCTCTCCGTCCAGGTCGACCACGCCGTGGAGTACCCCGTGCGCGGCGGCTGCTTCCGCGGCGAGCACGGGGCGCTCGTGGCCGAGCCCCGTCCCGACCTCGTGCTGCTCGGCGCCGGCGAGCTGCTCAGCAACGGCCAGGTGCTCCGCGCCGACGACGCCGCGGTCGCGCTGCGGCTGCTCGGCGAGCGGGACCACCTGGTCTGGTACGTGCCCTCCCTCGACGACCTGGTCGGCGACGACGGGGTCAGTCTCGCCACCCTGCTGCCGCGCTGGCTGCGGCCCGCGCTCTGGGTGCTCGCGCTCAGTGCGTTCGCGCTGCTGCTGTGGCGGGCGCGACGGCTGGGACCGCTCGCGACCGAGCCGCTGCCGGTGGTCGTGAAGGCCATCGAGACCACCCGGAGCCGGGGCCGGCTCTACCGCAAGGCCGGCGATCGCGGGCACGCCGCCGAGGTCCTGCGCTCGGCCGCCCGAAGGCACGCGGCCGACCGGCTCGGGCTCGACACGCGCGCCGACGCGGCCAGGCTGGTCGACGACGTCGTCCGTCACACCGGCCGGGCTCGCGACGAGGTCGCGTGGCTGCTCGGGCCCGGCGCCCCTCCCCCGACCACCGACCACGACCTGATCGCCCTGGCCGACCGCCTGGCCCAGCTCGACAGAGAGGTACGCCGCCCATGACCGACCCCCACCACCCCGACCACCCCGGCCGTTCCGAGGCCGCCGACCGGGACGCGCGCGACCGGCTCGCCGCCGTACGCACCGAGGTCGCGAAGGCCGTCGTCGGCCAGGACGCCGCCGTGTCGGGCCTGCTCGTGGCCCTGCTGTGCGGCGGGCACGTGCTGATGGAAGGCGTGCCCGGCGTCGCGAAGACGCTGCTGGTGCGCACCCTCGCGGCGGCGCTCTCGGTGGACGCGCGCCGGGTGCAGTTCACCCCCGACCTGATGCCCGGCGACATCACCGGCTCGATGGTCATCGACGGCACCCGCGGGGAGCTGATCTTCCGCGAGGGTCCGATCTTCACGAACCTGCTGCTGGCCGACGAGATCAACCGCACCCCGCCGAAGACCCAGTCGGCGCTGCTCGAGGCGATGGAGGAGGGCCAGGTCTCGGTGGACGGCGTCTCTCGGCCGCTGCCTCGCCCCTTCCTCGTCGCGGCGACG encodes:
- a CDS encoding DUF4350 domain-containing protein translates to MSGHGLLRQRSTLVVLAGLTLAVVVVLLLGDAGARRGVALDPDNPDPDGARALARVLSDQGVDVTIARGAEALDATEVEDATVLVTSTGLLGESTIARLVEHTAGARLVLAEPGPGTTAALGVDSLPYQVTLDEPRPADCADPTYAGLSVQVDHAVEYPVRGGCFRGEHGALVAEPRPDLVLLGAGELLSNGQVLRADDAAVALRLLGERDHLVWYVPSLDDLVGDDGVSLATLLPRWLRPALWVLALSAFALLLWRARRLGPLATEPLPVVVKAIETTRSRGRLYRKAGDRGHAAEVLRSAARRHAADRLGLDTRADAARLVDDVVRHTGRARDEVAWLLGPGAPPPTTDHDLIALADRLAQLDREVRRP
- a CDS encoding DUF4129 domain-containing protein — protein: MTGPLLAILAEPPLDPSPDEAGSLLRRELVRPEYHDRDVLQQVLDWVDRLVSSAVDAASRTPPLSTFAAMVAFLLLALGLGWLVSRARRTARSTRERAVLPAGAVLRADDLRARAERALAEGRAEDAVVDAFRALAVRQVERGVLEDRPGATAHEVATALGAAHPDQRPRVDGTAALFDAVRYGDRPASPAQARGVLELDDVLGGRG